A genomic stretch from Candidatus Melainabacteria bacterium includes:
- a CDS encoding PucR family transcriptional regulator, with translation MLDNGSVDGEKDMLDAQLSHQPTLRQLLNTEALAEAQVIYGEDLIDRPVVQVVSALSPPPRPGSLAVCRIETLLGLEASALSGLSALAVIKPSSADSHTPVNAGTAAVPSPSPVNLGGADAALKRISKLCTEEEVPLILIPGFGDPTQVAEDVRLSFLRELKLTSARLQSALLSLLLDEGLEGLVEEFSNRLNRPVVVETADFKVLASRNMGATPVSQQRSLEEEASKAVRRRVSIHEKSQNQDFFLAPIKVGRRLVLPVLLSDTLVGYIAAMVRPNDDLEMIGEYLQAAAVAVMVEFSQRRRDGTVFTVTQQSLLKDLLSGNSLSASDQERLERYYGFDLCDGLCTFAVESAVTGGSGTNKNFLEDGFASTEIEGTRVFVVPFFEKNGTTWQQEAQSLIEKIKVTAGGIVNSKIQLGAARIVQTIVDLPEAYREARQALIIGSMVHGDKDFVIGYGELGIRRLLYLMIDHPELDRFYEENLAPLEAYDTEWESELVESLRVYLDQGANLNSAARALFIHRHTLRYRLEQIADILKVDIDSQEVLLNLQIAYLIRDMKNNIRGKGRA, from the coding sequence ATGCTCGATAATGGTAGTGTCGATGGCGAGAAAGATATGCTCGACGCTCAGTTATCTCACCAACCCACTCTGCGCCAACTCCTCAACACTGAGGCGTTGGCAGAAGCACAGGTGATTTACGGGGAAGATTTGATAGATCGTCCTGTGGTGCAGGTCGTCTCTGCTTTGAGTCCGCCACCTCGCCCGGGCTCCCTCGCTGTCTGTAGGATTGAGACATTGCTCGGTCTCGAGGCCAGTGCTTTGAGCGGGCTGTCGGCATTGGCTGTGATTAAGCCAAGTTCCGCCGACAGTCATACGCCGGTAAATGCTGGTACGGCGGCTGTGCCGAGTCCTTCGCCGGTCAACCTGGGCGGTGCCGATGCTGCGCTGAAAAGAATCTCCAAGCTGTGTACAGAGGAAGAAGTACCACTAATTCTCATTCCGGGCTTTGGCGATCCAACCCAGGTGGCTGAAGATGTTCGGCTTTCATTCTTACGCGAGCTGAAATTGACCAGTGCGCGTTTGCAATCAGCATTGCTGTCCCTTCTTCTGGATGAAGGTTTGGAAGGGCTTGTTGAGGAGTTCAGTAATCGACTCAACAGACCGGTCGTGGTTGAGACTGCCGACTTCAAAGTTTTAGCTTCCCGCAATATGGGTGCAACTCCGGTCAGTCAGCAGCGCTCACTGGAAGAAGAGGCATCGAAAGCGGTGCGCCGGCGTGTGTCGATTCATGAGAAGTCGCAGAATCAAGATTTCTTTCTCGCTCCTATAAAAGTAGGCAGGAGGTTAGTTCTTCCAGTATTGCTGAGTGATACGTTGGTCGGATATATAGCAGCAATGGTGCGCCCCAACGATGATCTGGAAATGATTGGTGAATACTTGCAGGCTGCAGCGGTTGCCGTCATGGTCGAATTCAGTCAACGCAGGCGTGATGGAACTGTATTCACTGTCACCCAGCAGAGCCTTTTGAAAGATTTGTTGTCGGGCAACAGCCTCTCGGCCTCAGACCAGGAGAGATTGGAGCGCTACTATGGCTTCGATCTTTGTGACGGTCTTTGTACTTTCGCTGTGGAGTCCGCCGTCACCGGTGGCAGTGGCACAAACAAGAATTTTCTGGAAGACGGATTTGCATCGACTGAGATTGAAGGCACGCGCGTATTCGTTGTTCCGTTCTTCGAAAAGAATGGTACTACCTGGCAGCAAGAAGCGCAGAGTCTGATTGAGAAGATTAAGGTCACTGCAGGCGGTATTGTCAATTCGAAAATTCAGCTGGGTGCGGCGAGAATAGTTCAGACAATTGTTGATCTGCCCGAAGCTTATCGTGAAGCCAGGCAGGCCTTGATCATAGGTTCTATGGTGCATGGTGATAAGGATTTTGTTATTGGTTATGGTGAGCTGGGAATCAGACGACTGCTCTACCTGATGATCGATCATCCTGAACTCGATCGTTTCTACGAGGAAAACCTGGCGCCACTTGAAGCATATGACACCGAGTGGGAGAGTGAACTGGTCGAAAGTTTGCGAGTCTATTTAGATCAGGGAGCAAATCTGAATTCGGCTGCCCGAGCACTTTTCATTCACCGTCATACCCTCCGTTATCGACTGGAACAGATTGCTGACATTCTCAAGGTTGATATTGATTCGCAAGAAGTGTTGCTCAATTTGCAAATTGCTTATTT
- a CDS encoding HU family DNA-binding protein: MNRAELISEIAEMTGQPKTEVGMTLTGILHSITGALSKGEKVTLVGFGTFERRTRQARTGRNPRTLAPLRIPSSRVPAFRAGQELKDVVDGRSKLKSYQAPGTKSPKKKTASKASKAKKR; this comes from the coding sequence ATGAATCGAGCTGAGCTAATCAGCGAAATCGCGGAAATGACAGGACAACCCAAGACCGAAGTGGGAATGACCTTAACGGGCATTCTGCATTCGATCACAGGCGCCTTGAGCAAGGGTGAAAAAGTCACCCTGGTCGGCTTTGGCACTTTTGAACGGCGCACCCGTCAAGCCAGAACAGGCCGGAATCCTAGAACGTTGGCACCGCTACGCATCCCTTCCAGCCGTGTACCAGCCTTCCGCGCCGGTCAGGAGCTGAAGGACGTTGTTGATGGTCGTTCCAAACTTAAGAGCTACCAGGCTCCGGGAACGAAGTCTCCCAAGAAGAAAACAGCAAGCAAGGCTTCCAAAGCCAAAAAGCGCTAA
- a CDS encoding acyltransferase, with the protein MPTVEKSTVVAKIRPVAPGSIANKSQSASTSHLPALDGLRGLAIALVLITHCENALHWTPQSDFFVKAVHKVVCFSTCGVDLFFVLSGFLITGILLRSKNSANYFKSFYVRRALRIFPLYYLALALIWCGIKIWGEPPDALMGMPADRTWLWFYGTNILMTLRHTWTYSSLNHFWSLAVEEHFYLVWPFLVMALETGPLLWFCLAAVPASLLIRAAFVYPLHNELAAYVLTICRVDSLLIGCFIAIVAYLRGPEILKRSAVAVALGMAVLVPIFIGVVPHASNTDRIWGPTIFALLFASLLVLTLTRTECKHFFENRVLRVLGKYSYGLYIYHFIVIVGLEHLWSWNALPPVPNYLLFLFVASACSMLIAVTSYQLYEVHFLKLKKYFQA; encoded by the coding sequence ATGCCTACTGTCGAAAAGTCCACCGTTGTCGCCAAAATACGACCCGTTGCGCCTGGTTCCATCGCCAACAAGAGTCAATCTGCGTCGACGAGCCATCTGCCAGCCCTGGACGGTTTGCGTGGTCTGGCAATAGCGCTCGTTTTGATTACGCACTGCGAGAATGCTCTTCACTGGACACCACAGTCTGATTTTTTTGTGAAAGCTGTGCACAAAGTCGTTTGTTTCTCGACTTGCGGAGTTGACTTGTTTTTTGTTCTGTCAGGTTTTCTGATCACAGGAATTTTGCTTCGTTCTAAAAATTCTGCCAACTATTTTAAAAGCTTCTATGTTCGTCGCGCTTTGCGAATATTCCCTTTGTACTATCTTGCATTAGCCCTGATTTGGTGTGGCATAAAAATTTGGGGCGAGCCCCCCGACGCACTCATGGGTATGCCTGCCGACAGAACCTGGCTCTGGTTCTACGGTACAAATATCTTGATGACGCTCAGACACACCTGGACCTATTCTTCACTGAATCATTTCTGGTCGCTGGCGGTTGAAGAACACTTCTATCTGGTGTGGCCTTTTCTGGTGATGGCTTTGGAGACTGGACCATTGCTTTGGTTCTGTCTCGCTGCTGTGCCAGCCTCATTGCTTATTCGGGCTGCTTTCGTGTATCCACTGCACAACGAACTTGCTGCTTACGTACTTACTATTTGTCGGGTCGATTCACTTCTCATTGGTTGTTTCATTGCCATAGTCGCTTATTTAAGAGGACCTGAAATACTTAAAAGATCCGCCGTTGCAGTGGCTCTCGGCATGGCTGTGCTGGTGCCTATTTTCATCGGTGTCGTGCCGCATGCGTCGAATACAGATCGTATTTGGGGTCCAACAATATTTGCCCTATTGTTTGCTTCATTGTTGGTTTTGACTCTGACAAGGACGGAGTGCAAGCACTTCTTCGAGAATCGTGTTTTGAGGGTCTTGGGAAAGTACAGCTATGGACTTTATATTTACCACTTTATAGTTATCGTAGGGCTGGAACACCTCTGGAGCTGGAACGCACTACCACCGGTGCCAAATTATTTGCTCTTTCTTTTTGTTGCCTCGGCCTGCTCTATGCTTATCGCTGTAACCAGCTATCAGCTCTACGAGGTGCATTTCCTCAAGTTGAAGAAATACTTTCAGGCTTGA
- a CDS encoding glycosyltransferase family 1 protein, with the protein MPFLTKKLTITLINQVLLPSTMASITIKCKSPVTGRVPTNESPCKDTDLCRTVHWSFMVETHRPLRVLYVDHTAKLSGGEIALLNLLRVIDRSAVEPHVLLFSKGPLQSLLTDSSVTTHLLEMDNEVLETRKESLGVNSIFKLKKIELVVSQIWKVFKFIRENKIDIVHTNSLKSDVIAGISAKLAGVPLIWHIRDRIDGDYLPAKVASTFKLSAKIIPDLVIANSYATLSSLNDNQVKTNGHEIVVHDGTPLAQALLHRQMSKRKDGNTTIGIIGRISPWKGQHIFLQAAQQINRQFPEVRFKIVGSAMFDEQAYEKQIRQLATDLLLDEVVEFTGFREDVAQVLDELDIVVHASTTGEPFGQVIVEAMSAGRPVVATNGGGVPEIVNSQSVGLLVPMNNADAITEALKRLISDPNYASTLGEAGRQHVLQNFTIEKTARGIEQAYSKLTSTAKQTRPIHS; encoded by the coding sequence ATGCCCTTTCTGACGAAAAAGCTTACTATCACTCTTATAAACCAGGTACTGCTACCATCCACGATGGCAAGCATTACCATCAAATGCAAATCACCAGTGACTGGGAGAGTTCCGACGAACGAATCACCCTGCAAGGACACGGACTTGTGCAGAACGGTGCACTGGTCATTTATGGTTGAGACACACCGACCACTGCGTGTTCTCTATGTCGATCACACAGCGAAGCTGAGTGGGGGCGAAATTGCATTATTGAACCTGTTGCGAGTCATCGACCGTAGTGCAGTCGAGCCGCATGTATTGCTATTTTCGAAAGGTCCACTGCAATCACTTCTCACTGACTCTTCTGTAACCACACATCTTTTAGAGATGGATAACGAAGTGCTGGAAACGCGGAAAGAATCTCTGGGCGTTAATTCCATCTTCAAACTGAAAAAAATTGAGCTTGTCGTATCGCAAATCTGGAAAGTCTTCAAGTTCATACGCGAAAACAAAATCGACATTGTTCACACCAATTCATTGAAATCTGACGTGATTGCCGGGATATCAGCAAAATTAGCTGGAGTTCCGCTGATCTGGCACATTCGTGACCGCATCGACGGTGACTATTTACCGGCCAAAGTAGCGTCCACATTTAAACTCTCAGCCAAAATCATTCCAGATCTCGTCATCGCCAACTCCTATGCCACTCTCTCATCCCTCAATGACAACCAGGTGAAAACGAACGGGCATGAGATCGTCGTTCATGATGGTACACCGTTAGCCCAGGCGCTGCTGCACAGGCAGATGAGCAAACGAAAAGATGGTAACACCACGATTGGTATCATCGGCAGAATCAGTCCCTGGAAGGGGCAACACATTTTTCTGCAGGCCGCCCAGCAAATCAACCGCCAGTTTCCGGAAGTTCGGTTCAAAATTGTCGGTTCGGCAATGTTTGATGAACAGGCTTATGAAAAGCAGATTCGACAATTAGCAACAGATCTGCTGCTAGACGAGGTTGTCGAATTTACCGGATTCAGAGAAGACGTCGCCCAGGTACTAGACGAGTTGGACATAGTAGTGCATGCGTCAACAACCGGAGAACCCTTTGGACAAGTTATCGTTGAAGCAATGTCGGCCGGCAGACCCGTCGTTGCAACCAATGGCGGTGGCGTACCGGAAATCGTAAATAGTCAGTCAGTCGGTCTGCTTGTACCGATGAATAATGCCGACGCAATCACAGAAGCTTTGAAGCGCTTGATTTCAGATCCGAACTATGCCTCGACATTAGGTGAAGCTGGACGACAACACGTTCTTCAGAATTTCACCATTGAAAAAACCGCTCGCGGCATTGAGCAGGCCTACAGCAAACTGACATCAACCGCTAAGCAAACGCGGCCGATTCATAGCTGA
- a CDS encoding PqqD family protein — translation MMRPKRNPDVQTKMLPDGHVVIFSKQSDWAHTITPLAAIAWEFCDGEHSVDEIVSQVLAYSSDSTAAEIQPAICELLNDFAQGGLVSDTSA, via the coding sequence ATGATGAGACCTAAACGAAATCCTGATGTCCAAACGAAAATGCTTCCTGATGGTCATGTTGTGATCTTCAGTAAGCAAAGTGATTGGGCCCACACAATTACTCCTCTGGCTGCTATTGCCTGGGAGTTCTGCGATGGAGAGCATTCCGTTGACGAGATAGTGAGCCAGGTTCTGGCTTACAGCTCCGACTCAACAGCCGCCGAGATTCAGCCTGCTATTTGCGAACTGTTAAATGATTTTGCACAGGGTGGTCTCGTTTCCGATACAAGTGCTTAA
- a CDS encoding acyltransferase produces the protein MIAVTETIQNETTAPVGDTNQRVQALDCLRAIACLIVILSHTQKYTTDGGWSIGAYGVGLFCVLSGYLITSILLRDEKEHGHVDITCFLKRRCLRILPAYFAVLLPCALLMKTGVFLKNHGSMVAKTLSEFPFFVTLTHNHGDGIGINHLWSISVEEQFYCLLPLLLIATKSKMLRQVFLIATSLYMVRYASLGSNEPYFCNAAFISLIIGSLMAMNFGPVTAFLNRFKTPTILCSAAVLLAASVLGRFCPYGPLYSTACALIVWLCTTKCKDAPALNPLAYVGKVSYGIYLIHLPVCLVIYWYLSKFALQHFVPLSFAISAALSILLGALSWELFEKRILALQNKFKHRSIDLILAAVSPLLLTVGAVLHLLHK, from the coding sequence ATGATTGCGGTCACAGAAACTATTCAAAATGAAACAACAGCACCCGTCGGCGATACAAATCAACGGGTGCAAGCGCTTGACTGCCTGCGAGCAATCGCTTGCCTTATCGTCATACTCAGCCATACACAGAAATACACCACTGACGGCGGATGGAGCATTGGAGCTTACGGTGTAGGGCTCTTTTGCGTCTTGAGTGGCTATTTGATTACATCCATTTTGTTGCGCGACGAAAAGGAACATGGGCACGTCGACATCACTTGTTTCCTGAAGCGCCGTTGCTTGAGAATCTTGCCTGCATACTTCGCCGTGCTGCTGCCCTGCGCATTACTCATGAAAACGGGCGTCTTCTTGAAAAATCACGGCTCTATGGTGGCAAAGACGTTGTCCGAGTTTCCATTCTTTGTGACACTAACCCACAATCATGGCGACGGCATTGGCATCAATCACCTCTGGAGTATCTCGGTCGAAGAGCAGTTTTATTGCCTTTTGCCGCTACTTCTTATCGCAACCAAAAGTAAGATGCTACGACAAGTATTCCTCATCGCAACGTCACTATATATGGTGCGATACGCCTCATTAGGATCCAACGAGCCATATTTCTGCAATGCAGCCTTCATATCATTAATCATCGGCTCTTTGATGGCGATGAACTTCGGACCAGTGACTGCCTTTCTAAACAGATTCAAAACGCCGACTATTCTCTGCTCTGCAGCAGTGTTGCTTGCAGCCTCAGTATTGGGCAGATTCTGTCCTTATGGTCCTCTCTATTCAACAGCATGCGCGCTGATCGTCTGGCTATGCACTACAAAGTGCAAAGACGCTCCCGCACTCAACCCTCTGGCTTATGTAGGAAAGGTAAGTTACGGAATCTATTTGATTCATCTGCCTGTCTGTCTGGTGATATATTGGTATTTGAGCAAATTTGCTCTCCAGCACTTCGTTCCATTGTCATTTGCAATCAGTGCCGCTCTGTCGATTTTGCTCGGTGCATTGAGCTGGGAATTATTCGAGAAACGGATACTGGCTCTGCAAAACAAGTTTAAGCATCGTTCAATCGATTTGATTTTGGCGGCAGTGTCACCACTACTTTTGACTGTTGGTGCGGTGCTGCACTTACTCCACAAATAA
- a CDS encoding sugar transferase has translation MPMPSETVARVAEKFEAQERRPVEYARVAENTTKRLIDICVAVVGLTLSAPVLLFFLALVALESPGSPIYIQKRIGRNGQIFDIYKLRTMFSGADTDGFKTAKDDRRLTVTGKLLRATNIDELPQLVNVLNGDMSLIGPRPLSVDETEYIIKHFNIWSSYPGFFPSARPGLVGLEQVNRNKEMTYLERFSYNNEYETNWSLYLDGQIFIKALIICRHVCYALMAGGALLLSLMAAGITLAG, from the coding sequence ATGCCAATGCCTTCGGAAACCGTCGCCAGAGTCGCAGAAAAATTTGAGGCGCAGGAGAGGCGGCCTGTCGAGTACGCTCGAGTCGCAGAGAACACAACCAAACGGTTAATAGATATTTGTGTGGCAGTGGTCGGATTGACCCTGAGCGCTCCCGTCCTGCTTTTCTTTCTCGCGCTCGTGGCTTTGGAAAGCCCCGGCAGTCCAATTTATATTCAAAAACGAATCGGCCGGAATGGACAAATTTTCGATATTTACAAACTTCGCACAATGTTTTCCGGTGCCGATACCGACGGCTTTAAAACAGCAAAAGACGATCGCAGATTAACGGTTACCGGCAAATTACTTCGGGCTACAAACATCGATGAATTGCCGCAGCTCGTCAATGTTTTAAATGGTGATATGTCGCTGATCGGTCCGCGACCGTTGTCTGTAGACGAAACGGAATACATCATCAAACACTTCAACATCTGGTCGTCATATCCAGGCTTTTTCCCTAGCGCTAGACCCGGTCTTGTCGGTCTAGAACAGGTCAATCGAAACAAAGAAATGACTTACCTGGAGCGCTTCAGTTACAACAACGAGTACGAGACCAACTGGAGTCTCTACTTAGATGGTCAGATCTTCATCAAGGCGCTGATAATCTGCCGCCATGTTTGTTACGCACTGATGGCCGGTGGAGCACTGCTCTTATCATTGATGGCAGCTGGAATCACCCTGGCGGGCTAA
- a CDS encoding glycosyltransferase has product MVSVVQISTFFSDHGGVEKSVSDLVSGLKREHDVHVLCTHNVVKTKREERDGVKVTAVGAPFGIQGRPLSATFPLELGRQECDVAHYHLPFPLAMASHILRAPRARLTVATWHHDLVRHARFNKMIQPLLESFLDKVDVIIVTAPALIDHTPVLAKRRHKCRVIPLGIEEGRFKEEGVNPSPDQIKYGADVLFVGRLVYYKGCNVLLDAISKVDATLALVGEGPLRADLEAQAAELGIAERVRFMGRVSDEELAKMYKASSIFVLPSIFATECFGLVQVEAMLNGKPVINTDLPTGVPWVSLHNETGLTVPPNDAEALAGAIKLLLNDSGLRQKLGAQAAHRAHQMFTLKHHVKAVSDLYSELLTN; this is encoded by the coding sequence TTGGTTTCAGTAGTTCAAATCTCAACATTTTTCTCGGACCACGGAGGCGTAGAGAAATCTGTCTCCGATCTCGTTTCCGGCTTGAAGCGGGAACATGACGTTCACGTTCTTTGCACTCATAATGTTGTTAAGACTAAACGAGAAGAGCGCGATGGGGTAAAAGTCACTGCAGTCGGTGCTCCGTTCGGAATTCAAGGACGACCGCTCTCAGCTACTTTTCCACTTGAACTCGGACGTCAGGAATGTGATGTCGCACACTATCATTTGCCGTTTCCTCTGGCCATGGCATCACACATTCTGAGAGCGCCGCGGGCTCGTCTGACCGTGGCGACCTGGCATCATGATCTGGTTCGTCACGCTCGGTTCAATAAAATGATTCAGCCGTTGCTTGAATCATTCCTGGACAAAGTAGATGTGATTATTGTCACAGCCCCGGCATTGATTGATCACACTCCAGTACTGGCAAAACGTCGACACAAGTGTCGAGTCATTCCACTGGGCATCGAAGAAGGTCGCTTTAAAGAGGAAGGAGTGAATCCATCTCCTGATCAGATCAAGTATGGTGCCGACGTTCTATTTGTCGGTCGACTTGTGTACTACAAAGGTTGTAATGTTTTGCTCGACGCCATTAGTAAGGTCGACGCTACTCTAGCGCTGGTTGGTGAAGGTCCGTTACGCGCTGATCTGGAAGCGCAGGCGGCAGAGCTCGGTATAGCTGAGCGAGTACGCTTTATGGGGCGTGTCTCTGATGAAGAGCTGGCCAAAATGTATAAAGCCAGCTCAATATTTGTTTTGCCTTCTATTTTTGCAACAGAGTGTTTCGGACTTGTTCAAGTCGAAGCAATGCTTAACGGCAAGCCCGTAATCAACACTGATTTACCGACGGGCGTACCCTGGGTCAGTTTGCACAACGAAACTGGGCTGACAGTGCCTCCTAATGATGCTGAAGCGCTTGCAGGCGCGATAAAATTATTGTTGAATGATTCTGGGTTGAGACAGAAACTTGGTGCACAGGCGGCGCATCGAGCCCATCAGATGTTTACGCTTAAGCATCACGTCAAAGCTGTTTCCGATCTGTACTCTGAGTTGCTGACAAATTGA